Proteins encoded in a region of the Synechococcus sp. UW179A genome:
- a CDS encoding long-chain acyl-[acyl-carrier-protein] reductase translates to MFGLIGHSTSFEAARRKALDLGFDHIAGGDLDVWCSAPPQLVENVEVTSATGKTISGAYIDSCFVPEMLSRFKTARRKVLNAMELAQKKGINITALGGFTSIIFENFNLLQHQHVRSTTLEWERFTTGNTHTAWVISRQVENNAPLLGIDLAKAKVAVVGATGDIGSAVCRWLSNRTGVAELLLVARQQQPLKDLQSELGGGRVLSLDEALPEADVVVWVASMPRTLEIDSASLRKPCLMIDGGYPKNLDAKVACEGVHVLKGGIVEFGSDIGWTMMEIAEMEKPQRQMFACFAEAMLLEFEACHTNFSWGRNNITLEKMDFIGAASVRHGFSTLNLQGQPQAVVV, encoded by the coding sequence ATGTTTGGTCTGATCGGGCACTCCACCAGCTTTGAGGCGGCGAGGCGCAAGGCCTTAGATCTCGGGTTCGATCACATTGCCGGGGGGGATCTCGACGTGTGGTGCAGTGCACCACCTCAGCTCGTAGAGAACGTTGAGGTCACCAGTGCCACTGGCAAGACCATTTCTGGTGCCTACATCGATTCCTGCTTTGTGCCCGAGATGCTGAGCCGCTTCAAGACGGCCAGGCGCAAAGTGCTCAACGCCATGGAGCTTGCGCAGAAAAAGGGGATCAACATCACCGCACTAGGCGGCTTCACTTCGATCATCTTTGAAAACTTCAACCTTCTCCAGCATCAGCATGTGCGCAGTACAACCTTGGAGTGGGAGCGGTTCACCACGGGCAACACCCATACGGCCTGGGTGATCAGTCGCCAAGTTGAGAACAACGCTCCTCTTCTGGGCATCGATCTGGCCAAGGCCAAGGTTGCCGTGGTGGGTGCCACCGGAGATATCGGCAGTGCTGTCTGCCGCTGGCTCTCCAATCGGACGGGTGTCGCTGAGCTGCTGCTGGTCGCTCGTCAGCAGCAGCCCCTCAAGGATCTCCAGTCTGAACTCGGTGGTGGAAGAGTTCTCAGCCTTGATGAGGCACTTCCTGAGGCTGATGTGGTGGTCTGGGTCGCGAGTATGCCTCGTACGCTGGAGATCGATTCGGCTTCTCTGAGGAAACCCTGTCTGATGATTGACGGGGGATACCCGAAGAACCTCGATGCCAAGGTCGCCTGTGAGGGCGTCCATGTGCTGAAGGGAGGCATCGTTGAATTTGGCAGTGACATTGGCTGGACGATGATGGAAATCGCTGAGATGGAAAAACCTCAGCGCCAGATGTTTGCCTGCTTCGCTGAAGCGATGCTGCTTGAATTCGAGGCGTGTCACACCAATTTCAGCTGGGGGCGTAACAACATCACTCTGGAGAAAATGGATTTCATCGGCGCCGCATCGGTCCGCCACGGTTTTTCCACTCTCAATCTTCAAGGACAGCCTCAGGCTGTCGTTGTCTGA
- a CDS encoding aldehyde oxygenase (deformylating) has product MPTPVSPEVAVLDERDASAQQLPDFSTEAYKDAYSRINAIVIEGEQEAYDNYMALGTLIPENKDELAKLAKMEMKHMKGFTSCGRNLGVTADMPFAKKFFGPLHQNFQKALKEDRVVTCLLIQALLIEAFAISAYHIYIPVADPFARKITEGVVKDEYLHLNYGELWLKNNFEASKEELFAANKENLPLIRSMLDQVASDAATLHMEKEDLIEDFLIGYQEALSEIGFNMREIARMAAAAL; this is encoded by the coding sequence ATGCCGACCCCCGTCAGCCCCGAGGTCGCCGTCCTTGACGAACGGGATGCATCGGCTCAGCAATTGCCTGACTTCTCCACCGAGGCCTATAAGGACGCCTACAGCCGGATCAACGCCATCGTGATCGAGGGAGAGCAGGAGGCCTATGACAATTACATGGCCCTGGGAACGTTGATCCCGGAAAACAAAGACGAACTCGCCAAACTGGCGAAGATGGAGATGAAGCACATGAAGGGCTTCACGTCTTGCGGTCGCAACTTAGGTGTGACGGCAGACATGCCTTTCGCCAAAAAGTTCTTTGGCCCTCTCCATCAGAATTTTCAGAAAGCTCTCAAGGAAGACAGAGTCGTGACTTGCCTGCTCATTCAGGCACTCCTGATTGAAGCTTTCGCTATTTCCGCTTATCACATCTACATCCCCGTTGCTGACCCCTTTGCTCGCAAGATTACTGAGGGTGTCGTCAAGGATGAATATCTCCACCTCAACTACGGGGAACTGTGGTTAAAGAACAATTTTGAGGCCAGTAAAGAGGAGCTTTTCGCTGCCAATAAGGAGAATCTTCCACTCATTCGTTCCATGCTCGACCAGGTTGCATCCGATGCGGCCACTCTCCATATGGAGAAGGAAGATCTGATCGAAGATTTTCTGATCGGCTATCAGGAAGCCCTCAGCGAGATCGGCTTCAACATGCGTGAAATTGCTCGAATGGCTGCTGCAGCTCTTTGA
- a CDS encoding S1 RNA-binding domain-containing protein, whose translation MAGTERQNSRLDGGKVAAASAQPPRKPLQVMHISKREEQDRLRKEAEQARAAADAAVQRAAQLEQAALAAEGGQSVAPSPPAPPKGPQTSFTPSRDPDDDDLAGMTMADLLGGSDTGRLLNNSPSDPATAASRSVDDFDFDEDAFLAALDANEPVGTTGEVVTGTVIGMESDGVYVDIGGKAPGFMPKSECGLGVITNLKERFPKGLEVEVLVTREQNADGMVTISCRALALRKSWDKVKQLAKDGKVVQVKITGFNRGGVTCDLEGLRGFIPRSQLQEGENHESLVGKTLGVAFLEVNSETRKLVLSEKRAATAARFSELEVGQLVEGQVASIKPYGLFIDLGGVSGLLHQSVITGGSLRSLREVFGQGDTVRALITELDPGRGRIGLNTALLEGQPGELLVDKDTVMAEATDRANRARNVLRQQEQSAG comes from the coding sequence ATGGCCGGAACAGAACGTCAGAATTCACGACTTGATGGTGGCAAGGTTGCTGCAGCTTCGGCGCAGCCACCACGAAAACCGCTTCAGGTGATGCATATCAGCAAGCGGGAAGAGCAGGATCGTCTGCGCAAGGAGGCTGAGCAAGCCCGTGCAGCCGCTGATGCGGCTGTACAGCGTGCCGCACAGCTCGAGCAGGCCGCACTTGCCGCAGAAGGTGGTCAGTCTGTTGCTCCCAGTCCGCCTGCACCACCAAAAGGGCCACAGACGTCTTTCACTCCATCGCGGGATCCCGACGATGATGATCTAGCCGGAATGACCATGGCCGACCTGCTGGGCGGCTCCGACACAGGCCGCCTACTGAACAATTCGCCTTCCGATCCGGCAACTGCAGCAAGCCGCAGCGTTGACGATTTTGATTTCGATGAGGATGCCTTCCTAGCAGCGCTCGATGCCAATGAGCCTGTAGGCACAACAGGTGAGGTGGTCACCGGCACCGTGATCGGTATGGAGAGTGATGGTGTTTATGTCGACATCGGAGGCAAGGCTCCCGGCTTCATGCCCAAAAGCGAATGCGGACTTGGGGTGATCACCAACCTGAAGGAACGTTTTCCCAAGGGACTTGAGGTTGAGGTGCTGGTCACCCGTGAACAAAACGCCGATGGCATGGTCACCATCAGCTGCCGTGCCCTGGCCCTGCGCAAAAGCTGGGACAAGGTGAAGCAGCTCGCCAAGGACGGCAAGGTGGTTCAGGTCAAAATCACCGGTTTCAATCGTGGTGGTGTCACCTGCGACCTCGAAGGGTTGAGGGGCTTCATTCCCAGATCCCAGCTTCAGGAGGGAGAAAATCACGAATCTCTCGTGGGTAAAACACTTGGCGTCGCTTTCCTAGAGGTCAACTCCGAGACCCGAAAACTGGTCCTTTCCGAAAAGCGCGCCGCGACGGCCGCCCGTTTCTCAGAGCTTGAGGTGGGGCAGTTGGTCGAAGGTCAGGTCGCCTCCATCAAGCCCTATGGACTGTTCATCGATCTGGGAGGCGTCAGTGGACTGTTGCATCAGTCAGTGATCACCGGTGGCAGTTTGCGATCACTGCGCGAAGTCTTCGGACAGGGCGATACCGTGCGAGCACTGATCACCGAACTGGATCCCGGTCGAGGCCGAATCGGACTCAACACTGCCCTACTGGAGGGACAGCCAGGGGAGCTTCTCGTGGATAAGGACACCGTGATGGCCGAGGCTACCGATCGAGCCAACAGAGCCCGTAACGTCCTTAGGCAGCAGGAACAGTCAGCTGGATGA
- a CDS encoding phosphoribosylanthranilate isomerase yields MLDQGLSLKICGLTDCDQACEIAAMGVHAIGVIGVPDTPRFVEPNQRRAIFRRLTQEHPELKRVWVVADPSDEQLGSALSGEGQPTVVQLHGEESPQRCADLRLRYPGVHWWKALRLRGEADLNGIDAYATSVDALLLDAWSPKQLGGTGHRLDPTWLERLETGLCSDLPWWLAGGISAEWVTTLLDQVTPFGLDASSRLEHSPGVKDLRRVEALVEAVRVNSGNQG; encoded by the coding sequence ATGCTCGATCAGGGCCTGTCTCTCAAGATCTGCGGCCTGACCGACTGCGACCAGGCCTGTGAGATTGCTGCCATGGGGGTGCATGCGATCGGCGTGATCGGAGTGCCGGACACTCCGCGTTTCGTGGAGCCGAATCAGCGCAGAGCAATCTTCCGGAGACTGACCCAGGAGCATCCTGAGCTGAAGCGGGTCTGGGTTGTGGCAGACCCCAGCGATGAACAGCTGGGATCGGCACTGTCGGGTGAGGGACAGCCCACCGTTGTGCAGTTGCACGGAGAAGAATCGCCGCAGCGATGCGCTGATCTGCGTCTGCGATATCCCGGGGTCCACTGGTGGAAAGCGCTACGCCTGCGTGGCGAAGCGGATCTCAACGGCATCGACGCCTATGCCACCAGCGTGGACGCCCTGCTTCTGGATGCCTGGAGCCCGAAACAGCTTGGTGGGACTGGCCATCGTCTCGATCCCACCTGGCTTGAGCGGCTAGAGACAGGGCTCTGCAGCGATCTGCCATGGTGGCTTGCTGGAGGGATCAGCGCTGAATGGGTCACAACACTGTTAGATCAAGTCACCCCCTTTGGTCTAGATGCTTCCAGCCGCCTAGAGCACAGTCCTGGGGTGAAGGATCTCCGTCGTGTCGAAGCACTGGTCGAAGCGGTCAGGGTCAATTCGGGCAACCAGGGATAG
- a CDS encoding SDR family oxidoreductase: MPSVLITGASRGIGHAAAKAFAEAGWDLLLVSRSEAALQSLKSELSAGDVRVAYQAIDLTDSSAIAPGIDALLNQGLRPSVLINNAGAAWTGGLLEMPLDRWNWLIQLNLTSVFQVCSAVVPAMRPAGGLVINVSSHAARNAFPDWGAYCTVKAALASFTRCLGEEERAHGIRACTLTLGAVDTSLWDSPTVDSDFDRRAMLPVNQAAAALLHLAQQPATQVVEDLTLMPATGAF; this comes from the coding sequence TTGCCCTCCGTTCTGATCACCGGCGCATCACGTGGAATCGGTCATGCTGCTGCCAAGGCTTTTGCTGAGGCGGGGTGGGATTTGCTTCTCGTTTCCCGCAGTGAGGCTGCTTTGCAGTCTCTTAAGTCGGAACTGAGCGCAGGTGATGTTCGAGTCGCTTATCAAGCGATCGATCTCACCGACTCATCTGCCATCGCCCCAGGCATCGATGCATTGCTGAATCAAGGGCTTCGCCCCTCAGTTCTCATCAACAACGCTGGAGCTGCTTGGACAGGGGGATTACTCGAGATGCCCCTGGATCGTTGGAACTGGTTGATTCAACTCAACCTCACCAGTGTTTTTCAGGTTTGTTCCGCAGTTGTCCCTGCCATGAGGCCAGCAGGTGGATTGGTGATCAACGTGAGTAGCCATGCGGCCAGAAACGCTTTCCCCGATTGGGGGGCCTACTGCACCGTCAAAGCTGCTCTTGCGAGTTTCACTCGCTGCCTGGGTGAGGAAGAACGTGCTCATGGCATTCGTGCCTGCACTCTCACGCTTGGTGCGGTCGATACCTCCCTCTGGGACTCCCCGACCGTCGACAGTGACTTCGACCGACGTGCCATGCTGCCAGTCAATCAGGCCGCTGCCGCTCTTCTTCACTTGGCCCAGCAACCTGCCACTCAGGTTGTTGAGGATTTAACCCTCATGCCAGCTACAGGCGCTTTCTGA
- a CDS encoding acetyl-CoA carboxylase carboxyltransferase subunit alpha — protein MARRPLLDFEKPLVELEQQIEQIRQLARDSEVDVSQQLLQLETLAARRRDEIFRSLSPAQKIQVARHPHRPSTLDFIQMFCDDWVELHGDRRGSDDQALIGGIGRLGERSVVLIGHQKGRDTKENVARNFGMATPGGYRKALRLMEHADRFGLPILAFIDTPGAYAGLLAEEQGQGEAIAVNLREMFGLRVPIVATVIGEGGSGGALGIGVADRLIMFEHSVYTVASPEACASILWRDAAKASEAAAALRITGKDLLSLGVVDEVLPEPAGGNNWAPLEAGETLRAALNRHLDDLLALSVDDLRDQRYMKFRAMGRFLDATSPEGGFAA, from the coding sequence ATGGCCCGCCGCCCGCTGCTTGATTTCGAGAAACCGCTGGTGGAGCTCGAACAACAGATCGAGCAGATCCGTCAGCTGGCAAGGGATTCGGAAGTGGACGTCAGCCAGCAATTGCTGCAGCTTGAAACGCTCGCAGCCCGACGTCGCGATGAGATTTTTCGTTCTCTGAGCCCGGCTCAGAAAATTCAGGTCGCCCGTCATCCCCATCGACCAAGCACCCTCGATTTCATCCAGATGTTCTGTGATGACTGGGTTGAGTTGCATGGGGATCGCCGTGGCAGTGATGACCAGGCACTGATTGGTGGGATCGGACGGCTGGGGGAACGCTCGGTTGTTCTGATCGGGCATCAGAAAGGACGTGACACCAAGGAGAACGTTGCACGGAATTTCGGTATGGCCACCCCAGGTGGCTACCGCAAGGCTCTGCGGCTGATGGAGCATGCCGACCGTTTCGGTCTGCCAATCCTGGCCTTCATTGATACACCCGGTGCTTATGCCGGTCTGCTTGCAGAGGAACAGGGGCAGGGTGAGGCCATTGCCGTCAACCTGCGCGAGATGTTCGGCTTGCGAGTTCCCATCGTCGCCACGGTGATCGGTGAGGGTGGCTCCGGCGGTGCTCTCGGTATCGGAGTCGCCGACAGGTTGATCATGTTTGAGCACAGCGTCTACACCGTCGCCAGCCCTGAAGCCTGTGCTTCCATTCTTTGGCGTGATGCGGCGAAGGCTTCCGAGGCTGCGGCTGCGTTGCGCATCACCGGCAAGGATCTGCTCAGTCTTGGCGTTGTGGACGAAGTCTTGCCTGAACCCGCTGGTGGTAACAATTGGGCCCCCCTCGAAGCGGGTGAAACGCTGAGGGCAGCGCTGAATCGGCATCTCGACGATCTGCTGGCTCTGTCGGTCGATGATTTGAGAGATCAGCGCTACATGAAATTCAGGGCTATGGGGCGTTTCCTTGATGCCACCTCGCCGGAAGGCGGTTTCGCTGCCTAG
- a CDS encoding site-2 protease family protein: MGDGWQLMRIGGIPLRVHPSWFIVLVLFTMAFQQQVAKLPAAAGADWISWSMGLLTALLLFVSVLLHELGHSLVALREGVKVSSITLFLMGGVARVERECSTAMGSLRVAAAGPAVSLILGAVLLFSVHAAEHVSPLLGNLVAQLGGLNLVLALFNLLPGLPLDGGLILKSIVWQWTGSQRRGIQVATASGRFLSLLALMIGFWIVLRGGGFAGLWLVLLGWFGMSASRSQTQTLALQQVLKRETVGPATSRRFRVVEADQSLRSLSKLRLGAVDSGDSCLQDWVLVCRGGRWIGFITDQPLKDLPVQQWDRQTIADHLQPLERLPSIQQTAPLWEAVLALEDTEQGRLLVLGPAGLPDGTLDRCDLGEAVLKGLSVKLPESMLTAARRSNTYPFGMPLGQVVKSMRASGLLDDQSSDGSSR, encoded by the coding sequence TTGGGTGATGGCTGGCAACTGATGCGAATCGGCGGGATCCCTCTGAGGGTCCATCCCAGTTGGTTCATTGTTCTGGTGTTGTTCACCATGGCCTTTCAACAGCAGGTCGCCAAACTCCCAGCTGCGGCAGGTGCTGACTGGATCAGCTGGTCGATGGGGCTACTCACTGCGCTGCTGCTGTTCGTGTCGGTGCTGCTGCATGAGCTTGGTCATTCCCTTGTGGCCCTGCGCGAGGGCGTGAAAGTGAGCAGCATCACGTTGTTTCTGATGGGCGGAGTCGCTCGGGTGGAACGGGAATGTTCCACGGCGATGGGCTCGCTGAGGGTGGCTGCAGCAGGCCCGGCGGTGAGTCTGATTCTTGGCGCTGTGCTGCTCTTCAGTGTTCACGCGGCTGAACATGTCAGCCCTCTGCTGGGGAACCTTGTGGCTCAGCTGGGAGGACTCAATCTGGTGCTGGCGCTGTTCAATCTCTTGCCAGGGTTGCCTCTGGATGGCGGCTTGATTCTTAAATCCATTGTCTGGCAATGGACGGGCAGTCAACGTCGGGGAATTCAGGTGGCGACGGCCAGTGGTCGGTTCTTGTCACTCCTCGCCCTGATGATCGGTTTCTGGATTGTGCTCAGGGGAGGGGGATTCGCCGGTCTTTGGCTGGTGCTGCTCGGCTGGTTCGGAATGAGCGCTTCCCGCAGTCAGACCCAGACCTTGGCGCTGCAGCAGGTGCTCAAAAGGGAAACCGTTGGACCAGCGACATCGCGTCGATTCCGCGTGGTCGAGGCGGATCAGAGTCTGCGCAGTCTCAGCAAGCTGCGTCTAGGAGCCGTGGATAGCGGCGATTCTTGCCTTCAGGACTGGGTGCTCGTCTGTCGAGGCGGTCGATGGATTGGCTTCATTACTGATCAACCGCTCAAGGATCTCCCCGTTCAGCAATGGGATCGCCAGACCATCGCCGATCATCTTCAGCCGCTCGAGCGCCTGCCTTCAATTCAGCAGACCGCACCTCTCTGGGAGGCGGTCCTTGCCCTGGAGGACACTGAGCAGGGGCGCCTGCTGGTTTTAGGCCCTGCCGGTCTGCCCGACGGAACCCTTGATCGCTGTGACCTGGGCGAAGCGGTTCTCAAGGGCTTATCTGTGAAACTGCCAGAATCGATGCTCACGGCTGCCCGTCGCTCCAATACCTATCCCTTTGGAATGCCTCTGGGGCAAGTGGTGAAAAGCATGCGTGCCTCTGGGCTGCTCGATGATCAAAGCTCCGATGGGTCGAGTCGATAA
- a CDS encoding creatininase family protein, whose translation MSGNGGQKSRRLECMHWPEAALAFERSGSTLVWPFGAFEQHGPQLPLLTDALFAERILNHVLEGLPEEMPIWALPTQTIGLSPEHRGFPGTLSLSAELLIRLVKEVGQQLADQDVKRLVLFNAHGGQIGLLQTAARELAAETPSMAVLPCFLWSGVSGLKSLVPADELAHGLHAGLAETSLMLALEPSLVGEQRPLDGDHVSERAAATPPEGWSLEGPAPLAWFTADLSRSGVVGDSRGANEKLGSQLETALVAHWHRLFTNLMASSWPPSGDQRRI comes from the coding sequence ATGAGCGGCAACGGTGGACAAAAGTCCAGGCGGCTTGAGTGCATGCACTGGCCTGAGGCTGCTCTGGCATTTGAACGGAGCGGTTCAACCCTTGTATGGCCATTCGGTGCTTTTGAGCAGCACGGTCCGCAGCTTCCCCTGCTCACGGATGCTCTGTTCGCGGAACGCATCCTTAATCACGTGCTGGAAGGTCTTCCTGAGGAGATGCCGATCTGGGCTCTGCCAACCCAGACAATCGGTCTTTCACCTGAACATCGTGGCTTTCCGGGAACACTCAGCCTCAGTGCCGAACTGTTGATTCGCCTTGTCAAAGAAGTTGGTCAACAGCTTGCGGACCAGGATGTGAAGCGCTTGGTGTTGTTCAACGCCCATGGCGGTCAGATTGGTCTTCTGCAAACCGCTGCCCGAGAACTGGCAGCGGAAACTCCTTCAATGGCCGTTCTTCCCTGTTTTCTTTGGAGCGGGGTTTCAGGACTCAAGTCCCTCGTGCCGGCTGATGAGCTTGCACATGGATTGCATGCGGGGCTGGCTGAGACGAGCCTGATGCTGGCGCTTGAGCCCTCGCTGGTCGGCGAACAGAGACCTCTCGATGGTGACCATGTCAGCGAGAGGGCGGCAGCCACACCCCCTGAAGGCTGGAGTCTTGAAGGTCCCGCACCCCTCGCCTGGTTCACCGCCGACCTCAGCCGCTCCGGTGTTGTAGGGGATAGTCGAGGCGCAAACGAGAAGCTTGGAAGTCAGTTGGAGACTGCGCTTGTGGCCCATTGGCATCGACTCTTTACGAACCTGATGGCATCCAGCTGGCCACCTAGTGGAGACCAGCGACGTATCTGA
- the pgeF gene encoding peptidoglycan editing factor PgeF produces the protein MSAAQGADPGAGAEREDPLSQPDSRFNTLSGWTWVGCYGGYYLTADHLTDAGFEHGFFTRRWQGRGPDELAAYLSCGVSVHRPQQVHGNVVLEASAASAAPWPDADGLVSDRGGQSLWVCGADCTPVLLADPDSGHVAACHAGWRGVASRILPAAIARLEQRGARKEKLIVALGPAVSGERYQVAQSVALQVGEALATEPRSLEELQKQAVIDPDPEQGRCRLDIRQAALQQLEAEGIDSTRIRTCPLCTVAEPSLFHSWRRDQVKAVQWSGIVGQAAI, from the coding sequence ATGAGCGCCGCTCAGGGAGCAGACCCAGGCGCTGGAGCTGAGAGAGAGGATCCTCTCTCTCAGCCTGACAGTCGCTTCAACACCCTGTCGGGATGGACTTGGGTGGGGTGTTATGGCGGTTATTACCTGACCGCGGACCACCTGACTGACGCTGGTTTTGAGCATGGATTCTTCACACGCCGCTGGCAAGGTCGTGGTCCCGACGAGCTGGCTGCCTACCTGTCTTGTGGTGTCTCTGTTCATCGCCCGCAGCAGGTGCATGGGAACGTGGTGCTTGAAGCCTCCGCTGCCAGTGCAGCACCATGGCCCGATGCCGACGGACTGGTAAGCGATCGCGGAGGGCAGAGCCTCTGGGTCTGTGGAGCCGACTGCACACCTGTTTTGCTTGCGGATCCCGACAGTGGGCACGTAGCTGCATGCCATGCCGGCTGGCGTGGCGTGGCCAGCCGCATCTTGCCAGCGGCCATCGCCAGGCTCGAACAACGTGGTGCCCGGAAAGAAAAGCTGATCGTGGCCCTCGGGCCAGCGGTCAGTGGTGAGCGTTATCAAGTGGCGCAATCCGTGGCCCTTCAGGTGGGTGAGGCGTTGGCAACCGAGCCCAGATCACTAGAGGAGTTGCAGAAGCAAGCCGTGATTGATCCTGATCCAGAGCAGGGGCGCTGCCGTCTAGATATCCGACAAGCCGCCCTGCAGCAACTGGAAGCGGAAGGAATTGACAGCACCAGGATCAGGACATGTCCGCTCTGCACAGTCGCTGAGCCGAGCCTGTTTCACTCCTGGCGACGCGATCAGGTGAAGGCGGTTCAGTGGAGTGGAATCGTGGGGCAGGCTGCAATTTGA
- the folE gene encoding GTP cyclohydrolase I, which translates to MTSTLPTSTNATSAAALSELSSHASLSNGRGQFAITDAKISDVIRERLRERGASFLANDNIADHILPGELEELQMEVADRFRDLLHSLVIDIENDHNTEETAERVAKMYLQEVFKGRYHQQPKVASFPNVKQLDEIYTVGPLTVRSACSHHFVPIMGNCWVGIKPGARVIGLSKFTRVADWVFSRPHIQEEAVMILADEIEKLCEPKGLGIIIKAQHYCMKWRGVKEPQTSMVNSVVRGDFRHDPSLKQEFFELVRQQEALLSN; encoded by the coding sequence ATGACTTCTACCCTTCCTACTTCCACTAACGCAACCAGTGCCGCAGCTCTCAGTGAACTGAGCTCGCATGCGTCACTCAGCAATGGCCGTGGTCAGTTCGCCATCACTGACGCCAAGATTTCCGATGTGATTCGCGAGCGTCTGCGCGAGCGTGGCGCTTCATTTCTCGCCAATGACAACATTGCCGATCACATCCTCCCGGGAGAATTAGAAGAACTTCAGATGGAAGTCGCTGATCGTTTTCGCGATCTTCTTCACAGTCTTGTGATTGATATTGAGAACGACCACAACACTGAAGAGACAGCGGAACGGGTCGCCAAGATGTATTTGCAGGAGGTGTTCAAGGGGCGATACCACCAACAACCCAAGGTGGCGAGCTTTCCGAACGTGAAGCAACTCGACGAGATTTATACAGTCGGACCTCTTACTGTGCGTTCCGCCTGTTCTCACCACTTTGTTCCGATCATGGGCAACTGCTGGGTCGGGATTAAGCCTGGTGCTCGCGTAATTGGTCTCTCCAAATTCACCCGCGTGGCGGATTGGGTTTTCTCCAGACCTCATATCCAGGAAGAGGCTGTGATGATCCTTGCCGACGAAATCGAGAAACTCTGCGAGCCCAAGGGTCTTGGGATCATCATCAAGGCTCAGCACTACTGCATGAAATGGCGTGGTGTGAAAGAGCCACAGACAAGCATGGTTAATTCCGTTGTTCGGGGTGACTTCCGCCATGATCCCAGCCTCAAGCAGGAGTTCTTTGAGCTTGTGCGCCAGCAGGAAGCTTTGCTCAGTAACTAA
- a CDS encoding Tab2/Atab2 family RNA-binding protein: MITASMPAGDAGPQSRTQLQADWELDFYSRPILEKDGKKRWELLIISTPDINCNESFRFAKLCPASEVNSTWLAAALREALAEAKGQGWKPPQRLRAWRSAMKTMVQRAAAELLLEVVSSRRTYALLDWLDERERTLYPQEEGFMAGPLALPPSPVETPPLPLPEAVRGDAWTWAGLPVGSLKDASEWPLGFNGLLPVPPSLEEELEVPGLRLFSRTRALALAGWLGGLEPVRLRVSSLQLILDAGQDDSWLVSDLSQQEAEQISAALNASCLNLRGLQFIAVQSSPDSERFEGFWMLRDQPQP, encoded by the coding sequence ATGATCACAGCTTCCATGCCTGCCGGTGACGCCGGCCCCCAGTCCCGAACCCAACTTCAGGCCGACTGGGAGCTTGATTTCTATTCAAGGCCCATTTTGGAAAAGGATGGGAAGAAGCGCTGGGAACTGCTGATCATCAGCACCCCTGACATCAACTGCAACGAGTCCTTCCGTTTCGCAAAGCTCTGTCCGGCAAGCGAAGTGAACTCCACCTGGTTGGCCGCGGCCCTGCGAGAAGCCTTGGCTGAGGCTAAAGGCCAAGGTTGGAAGCCACCGCAAAGGCTGCGCGCCTGGCGCAGCGCCATGAAAACGATGGTGCAGCGTGCTGCAGCAGAACTGCTCTTGGAAGTGGTATCGAGCAGACGCACCTATGCCCTACTCGACTGGCTTGATGAACGCGAGCGGACGCTTTACCCGCAGGAGGAGGGCTTCATGGCAGGCCCCCTGGCCCTGCCGCCTTCCCCAGTCGAGACACCACCTTTGCCATTGCCCGAAGCCGTCCGGGGCGATGCCTGGACCTGGGCAGGTCTTCCGGTCGGCAGCCTCAAGGATGCCAGTGAGTGGCCTCTTGGCTTCAACGGCCTGCTGCCAGTTCCTCCCTCTCTCGAGGAGGAGCTTGAAGTTCCTGGCCTACGTCTGTTCAGTCGCACCAGAGCCCTGGCCCTCGCAGGCTGGCTAGGCGGGCTAGAACCCGTGCGGCTGCGTGTGAGCTCCCTCCAACTGATTCTTGATGCTGGTCAGGACGACTCCTGGCTGGTCAGTGATCTGAGCCAACAGGAAGCCGAACAGATCTCAGCCGCTCTGAACGCGTCGTGCCTGAACCTGCGTGGCCTTCAGTTCATCGCTGTGCAGAGCTCTCCAGACAGTGAGCGTTTCGAAGGCTTCTGGATGCTGAGGGATCAACCGCAACCATGA